A genomic segment from Helicoverpa armigera isolate CAAS_96S chromosome 10, ASM3070526v1, whole genome shotgun sequence encodes:
- the LOC110379042 gene encoding LOW QUALITY PROTEIN: eukaryotic translation initiation factor 4 gamma 2 (The sequence of the model RefSeq protein was modified relative to this genomic sequence to represent the inferred CDS: inserted 2 bases in 1 codon) — protein MYAQLCKRLSEEAPNFEPPGQPCTFKLLLLNKCRTEFENRAQAFAAFEDKALLPEEEEKRHLAKCKMLGNIKFIGELGKLEILAESILHRCIQNLLARRAAAEHHEDLECLAQLVRTCGRVLDSERGRGLMDQYFARIETLSASRDLAPRIRFMLRDTVELRRGGWVPRAAVTAEGPVPMHQLRPDDEHVGRRERERDRERERDSLFRGGLRSRPLDDVLAGLSLQPAAALVPPPDKLFGNGFAPRDAFRQRSAPGYYPRQPPLHYSKHSQTAHQHQGNGSKDGSSRSNKARVYTAGALHDVQMRPAANSLMFTANKLSKPQPQLPLAPVQQNVLTPAFASTPPLLKEPAITIKPAADKKDKPKKDKAPNKEEACRLAVEAATAAADDDGDGEPGPALRRLRELQPADKVVRRCIAAVLEHALAGPRGDTAALRGCVRVVRALRRXGEALRGLLAQHPHARLPRLLAAAVELKALALAELGAWCEAGAHQPLLLEVLQALHEALGAERLAALVDESKLNVCAHVAPGGPAPAAAALEALEARGLAALVPQLRVTAQLQRQLAAEPAPHALYRWIKANVEPSVRQNAAFVSTLVALVAEHVTGAAGAGGAGGADKAALEREKALLEAYAPLLTALLEGQPHLQLAAVYAVQVHAHHHRYPKGMLLRWFMYLYNLEVCEEDAFLRWREDVTDAYPGKGEALFQVNTWLTWLQQQESEDEEAED, from the exons ATGTATGCACAGCTGTGCAAAAGACTAAGCGAGGAGGCACCAAACTTTGAGCCGCCCGGTCAGCCTTGCACATTTAAGCTGTTGCTGTTGAACAAATGCCGTACCGAGTTCGAAAACCGTGCACAG GCGTTCGCCGCGTTCGAGGACAAGGCGCTGCTGCCCGAAGAAGAAGAAAAGAGACATCTTGCGAAATGCAAAATGCTGGGCAATATCAAGTTCATCGGGGAACTCGGTAAATTGGAGATTCTAGCGGAGTCCATCCTACACCGATGCATCCAGAACCTGCTGGCGCGGCGCGCGGCCGCCGAGCACCACGAGGACCTCGAGTGCCTCGCGCAGCTCGTGCGCACGTGCGGCCGCGTGCTGGACTCCGAGCGCGGCCGCGGCCTCATGGACCAGTACTTCGCGCGCATCGAGACGCTGTCGGCGTCGCGCGACCTGGCGCCGCGCATCCGCTTCATGCTGCGCGACACCGTGGAGCTGCGCCGCGGCGGCTGGGTGCCGCGCGCCGCCGTCACGGCCGAGGGGCCCGTGCCCATGCACCAGCTGCGGCCCGACGACGAGCACGTGGGGCGGCGCGAGCGCGAGCGCGACCGCGAGCGCGAGCGCGACTCGCTGTTCCGCGGCGGCCTGCGCTCGCGCCCGCTGGACGACGTGCTGGCCGGCCTCAGCCTGCAGCCCGCCGCCGCGCTGGTGCCGCCGCCCGACAAGCTGTTCGGCAACGGCTTCGCGCCGCGCGACGCCTTCCGCCAGCGCTCGGCGCCCGGCTACTACCCGCGCCAGCCGCCGCTGCACTACAGCAAGCACTCGCAGACCGCGCACCAGCACCAGGGGAACGGCTCTAAG GACGGGTCGTCGCGCTCCAACAAGGCGCGCGTGTACACGGCGGGCGCGCTGCACGACGTGCAGATGCGGCCCGCCGCCAACTCGCTCATGTTCACCGCCAACAAGCTGTCCAAGCCGCAGCCGCAGCTGCCGCTCGCGCCCGTGCAGCAGA ACGTGCTGACGCCGGCGTTCGCCAGCACGCCGCCGCTGCTCAAGGAGCCCGCCATCACTATCAAACCGGCCGCCGACAAGAAGGACAAGCCTAAGAAGGATAAG GCGCCCAACAAGGAGGAGGCCTGCCGCCTGGCCGTGGAGGCCGCCACGGCCGCCGCCGACGACGACGGCGACGGCGAGCCCGGGCCGGCGCTGCGGCGCCTGCGCGAGCTGCAGCCGGCCGACAAGGTGGTGCGGCGCTGCATCGCCGCCGTGCTGGAGCACGCGCTGGCGGGCCCGCGCGGCGACACGGCGGCGCTGCGCGGCTGCGTGCGCGTGGTGCGGGCGCTGCGGCG GGGCGAGGCGCTGCGCGGGCTGCTGGCGCAGCACCCGCACGCGCGGCTGCCGCGCCTGCTGGCGGCCGCCGTGGAGCTGAAGGCGCTGGCGCTGGCGGAGCTGGGCGCGTGGTGCGAGGCGGGCGCGCACCAGCCGCTGCTGCTGGAGGTGCTGCAGGCGCTGCACGAGGCGCTGGGCGCGGAGCGGCTGGCGGCGCTGGTGGACGAGAGCAAGCTGAACGTGTGCGCGCACGTGGCGCCGGGCGGGCCGGCGCCGGCCGCGGCGGCGCTGGAGGCGCTGGAGGCGCGCGGGCTGGCGGCGCTGGTGCCGCAGCTGCGGGTCACGGCGCAGCTGCAGCGCCAGCTGGCGGCCGAGCCGGCGCCGCACGCGCTCTACCGCTGGATCAAG GCCAACGTGGAGCCGTCGGTGCGGCAGAACGCGGCGTTCGTGTCGACGCTGGTGGCGCTGGTGGCGGAGCACGTgacgggcgcggcgggcgcgggcggcgcgggcggcgcggacAAGGCGGCGCTGGAGCGCGAGAAGGCGCTGCTGGAGGCCTACGCGCCGCTGCTCACGGCGCTGCTGGAGGGGCAGCCGCACCTGCAGCTGGCCGCCGTGTACGCCGTGCAGGTGCACGCGCACCACCACCGCTACCCCAAAG GCATGCTGCTGCGCTGGTTCATGTACCTGTACAACCTGGAGGTGTGCGAGGAGGACGCCTTCCTGCGCTGGCGCGAGGACGTCACCGACGCCTACCCCGGCAAGGGCGAGGCGCTGTTCCAG GTAAATACGTGGCTGACGTGGCTGCAGCAGCAGGAGTCGGAGGACGAGGAGGCGGAGGACTAG